The following nucleotide sequence is from Mucilaginibacter sp. cycad4.
CAACGATTTGTAAGCCTGGTAAGCTTGTATAGTAGCAGGAGTAATCAAGTCGTTGGCCATGGTTTAGTTGACAACTCAAAACAAAGTGAAATCTCTGTAGTTCAGCAGCTTATTTCCAGTTTAGGATTACAGGGGGTAACGTTTACACTTGACGCATTACATTGTCAAAAAAAACGGTAGAGGCTATTATTGATACAGATAACAATTATATAATAGGTGTGAAGAAGAATCAAAAGAACCTTTACAAAAAGATCGAAACCATTACATCGGACGAGGCAATGGTTTGTAGTAAGTTTGTTGAGTTGTTGAAAAACAAAGGGCGAATAGAACGTAGAACAGTTTGGGTGTACCCGGGAACAGAGGAAATCAGTAACACATGGGCTGGGGTAAGCCAACTTATTAAAGTGCATCGCTGGGTAAAAGAAAAAGGACGTATCCGGGAAGAATACGCCTTTTTCATCAGTAGCTTAATCGGTAATGCGCAAACATTCTGCCATGGTATTAAAAGCCATTGGAGTATAGAAAACAGTCTTCATTGGGTAAAGGACGTGACATTTAACGAAGACGCTTCACGAATTAGAACATCCAATGCGCCTGAAAATACTTCTGTGTTCAGAAACATAGTTATTAATGTATTTAGGATAAATGATTACCCAAATCTCGCACAAGCACAAAGGCTTGTTTGCAACGATATCAACAGGTTGAAACAACTATTAAATTAGAATGCAACAGCCCTGCCCTGAAGAGGGGAACAAGAACTTTGCTCTTTCAGAGCAATTAAAAACGATTGATTAGTAACAAAACAAATGTTCTTAAATAAAACAATAGCATCCATTTTTGGCATAGGGTTTTTGAAAGGCGGGGGTACTTATGCTGCCATTGTTACCTGCGGCTTTATCTGGCTGCTATGGCAAAGCCCGGCTTTGCAAAACCCCTGGTACCTGCTGGCCATTACCGTATTGATTACCGCGCTTGGTGTATTTGTAGGTAACAAGGTTGAACCCGACTGGGGCGAAGACAGCTCGCGGGTGGTAATTGATGAGGTTGCCGGCATGCTGATAGCTATGCTTTTTATTCCCCCTAATTTTTATTTCCTTTTAGCAGGCTTGGTGTTGTTCCGCTTTTTTGACATTGTGAAACCACTTGGCGTACGCAAGATGGAAGATCTCGGTGGCGGTTTAGGTGTAATGATGGATGACCTGCTGGCTGGCGTTTATTCCAATATCCTGCTTTGGGTAGGATATTTTGTGTGGATGAAGTTTGCAGCACATTAATGAAAAGCCCGGGTTTAATCAACCCATAAAATCAGATCATATAAGACCAACATGTTGTATATGTTGCATAGCAGGTGTGTGGGTTGCCACTTTGCGCTTATATTATTCCAATTGTTTCAAAACAAAAATTAAATCCTCAGATCAGTTGATCAGCAGCTTATATCCCCGGCCATGCACGTTGATGATCTCCACGTTAGGGTCATCTTTCAAATACTTACGAATTTTGCTCAGAAATACATCCATACTACGGCCGTTAAAATAATTATCATCGTGCCAGATGTTCAGCAGGGCTTCTTCGCGGGTAAGCACCTCGTTTTTATGCACACACAACAAACGCAGTAGCTCGGCCTCTTTGGTAGATAGCTTTTGCTGGTTTTCTGATGTCATGATCATCTGAGTGGTATAATCAAACGTATATTTCCCAATTTTAAAGGAGGTTTGTTTCTCCTCTTCCTTTTTACCGATATTATCCGTACGTTTTAACAACGCATTTATACGAAGCAGTAACTCCTCAATGCGAAAGGGCTTGGTAATATAATCATCTCCCCCCAAATTAAAGGCCTGGGTTTTATCTTCGATCATGCCTTTGGCTGTAGCAAAAATAATAGGTACCTGGGCATTGATCTTGCGGATGTCTTTGCCAAGCGTGAAACCGTCCTTTTTAGGCATCATCACATCCAGTATCAGCAGGTCATATGTTTGTTTGGTAAAGGCGCGTAAGCCCTCTTCGCCATCCTTACATAAAACAACATCAAACTTACCTTTCAATTGCAGGTAGTCCTGTAGCAACAGGCCCAAATTGGCATCGTCTTCAACCAGTAGTATTTTTTTCATGTTGTTTTTAAGTCCGGAAGTCCGAGGTCGGCAAGTCCGGAAGTTAATTTTAATTATATCCGGGAAGCCTCCTCCATCTTTCGGACTTTGGACATCCCGACTTTCGGACTCCTTTTATGCTATCGCAAACTTCAGCTCAAACTCCGAGCCCTTCTCTTTTTCTGATTTCACGCTTATGGTGCCATTCAGGCGTTTTACTATGGTATTAACATAGCTTAAGCCCAGGCCAAAACCTTTAACGTTGTGTACATTGCCGGTAGGTATGCGATAAAACTGTTCAAATATTTTTGATTGCTGGTCGCGGCTCATGCCTATACCTTTATCGGCTACTTTAATAACAATTTGCCCGCTTTTAACAAATGTGCTTATCGTTATATCAGGCGCTTCGTTGCTGTATTTAATGGCGTTATCAACCAGGTTATACAACACGTTCGAAAAATGCAGTTCATCGGCAATGATATAGGCATTTTCGGCATCAAGGTGCAGTGTGGTTTTAGCATTGCATTTTTGCAGTTTGAGCGCCATGCTGTCAAGCACTATGGTAACCATCTCATTTACATCAACCGGTTTTTTATCCAGTTTAAAATCATTGCGTTCAATGCGGGCAATGTTTAATACGCGCTCGATATGGCTGCCTAAACGGGCATTCTCTTCAAAAATGATGTTGGCTAAGCGGGCTACCCTGCTTTTATCTTCGGCAATTTCATTATCCCTTAAAGCTTCACTGGCTATCATGATGGTTGATACCGGGGTTTTAAACTCGTGGGTCATGTTGTTGATGAAATCTATCTTCATTTCTGAGATCTTTTTCTGCCTCAATATCGAAAAGATAGTGTAACCAAAGCAGAGGATCAGCACCATGGTAAGACCGCCGGTTGTAGCCATAGTGGCGGTCATATTGCTTAATATCAATGAGTTTTTTTGCGGAAATGAGAGCCTGATCTTCCCGGGGTCATTGATCACCTCTTTGGTAAAAATGGGCGTTTGATAAGTGTTTGCTGCAACAAAAACAGGCAACTTTTCGCCCTGGCTGTCACTGGCATTTGAAAATATCAGCGAGTCGCTGTTGGCCGTTGTAACCTCATAGCTGAAAGGCAGGAAAATGCCTTTATTATGAAGCTCAAAACGCAGTAACGAATCTATCCAGAACGGGTTGATCCGTTTATTCAACGGTTCGCCTGATTTACGGTATTCTTCGGCCAGGTTTTCGATAACAGTTGGCTTATTGCTCAAACTGTTAACCTTTTCAAGCGAATCGGTCTCCAGCATTTTTTTTATCTGCTGAACCTGCCGCTCCTTTTGCTTACGGGTTTGTTCCTGTACCCACAAGGGATTAATGCGCGGTACGGAGATCATTTGTTTGCCAAACTGAGGGTCGACGTACACGTACCTCAAGGTATCGTACTTATGAAGTTTTTTAGGGCGACCTACCCTGCGGGTAATACGGGTATGCACTATCTCGGGCGTAAGTTGTTCATGTACTACACCAAACTCGTCAGTATATTCTTCAACACGTACTTTAAAATCAACCGTACCCTCTGTTTGCAGTAAGCCGTTAAGCTCATCATCCATTTTTTTACGCTGGATCATGCGCTGCAAACTATCGCGCAGTAAAGCAATCCGTTTTTCGCGGGCAGATGGATGTTTGTTTGCTTTTGGTATGCCCGCTACTTTTATTGTGCTGATACCCTGTTCTTCATTATCGGTGCTGATGGCAGCTTGCTGGGTTTTGGTTTTCAAAAAGTTATTTGCATCCTGGCGGGTAACTTTATCTACCACATTGTTCATAGCCTCCCTCACCTGGCGGTCGAACGAATCGGACTGCATCTGGTATGATTGCCTCAGAAAATAAAATTGCATAGCCATTACGCCCAACAGCGCAAAGCTCATTAAGCCAATAATTAAACCTATGCTCCTTTTCTTCATTTGTTAACAAACAAAATTATCCTAAATCCGCACACAAAAATTGCATTTAACAAAATTTAACAAATGTACATTCAATTTAAAACTCTGCTGCTTAATATTTTATTGTATCAATTACAGAGATACCCATTTAAGGCCACGGGTTTAATAACGGGAAGCTTATAAACAACAAAAGACCCTTTAACAGGGCCTTTTGAAATATTTCACTCACGCTTTTTTCTATTTTAGAATGGCAGATCGTCATCATCGGCTGATGAGCTGATATCAGCTGAGGGAGCTGCATACTGCGGCGCAGCAGGGGCGTTGTTGGCAGCCGCCAGCGGGGTAACCCTCCATAACTGTAATGAATTAAAATAGCTTTTTTTTCCCATTTTATCTGTCCACGGCCTGCCTTTAAGGTTAAAAGAAACCTCTACATCATCTCCAACCTTTACGTTATCCAACAAATTGCAACGATCCTGTATAGCTTCAAACTTTAAATATTCAGGGTATTGAGGGTTCTCAATATATTCAAGTATAAGTTCGCGTTTTTTAAGTGAATCGGTTACTTGCTGAGTGGCCGACACTTCATGTACCTTACCTTTAACTTCCATAATTAGTCTTCAAATAATTTAAAATGTAAAGTTAATAGTTAAGAAATTAAAATAGGGGCTTTTTAATTCTTAATTTTACCGAATTAATATGCAAGTTTTCCACACCGAAAGTAAAATCATAATTACATGTAACAAAAGGCTTTCAACCTACCTGCAACGGGAAGTTGAAGCTTTAGGCTTTGAGCCGGTCCGCGTTTTTCCCACAGGGGTCGAACTAAAAGGTACCGTTACAGATACCATTCCGCTTAATTTGAACCTGCGCTGCGCAAGCCAGATCCTGTATTCGTTAAAAACCTTTACCGCCCGCGACCCGAAAGAGCTTTACGATGAGCTGGTAACCATTGAATGGGAAAAGCTGATTGATTTCACCGGCTATTTCTCGGTATCATCAAATGTAAATAACGAGCACATCCTTACCCCGCTGTTTGCCAACGTAAAGGTAAAGGACGCCATTGCCGACAGGATCAAATCTATCAAAGGCATCCGGCCGGATTCGGGCCCCGAGGTCAATAAAACCCTCGTACACCTTTACTGGCAGGATGACCGCGCCGAAATTTTCCTGGATACATCGGGCGAAACCCTGGCCAAGCACAGCTACCGTAAAATACCCGGCAAGGCACCGATGCTGGAGGCTTTGGCGGCATCAACCATCATGGCTACCAAATGGGATATGAAAAGCACGTTCATTAACCCCATGTGCGGTTCGGGCACCCTCGCTATTGAAGCGGCATTGCTGGCCACTGATAAATCTCCCGGCTTGTTCAGGATGAATTACGGCTTTATGCACATACTGGGTTACGATGAAACCGTATTTTTTACCGAACGGCGCAATTTAAAAGATAAAGCAAAAAAGGAAACCGGCTTTAAGATCATCGCCACCGATATTTCTGAGGACGCGGTTGACATCGCCCGCAAAAATGCCAGAACTGCCGGTGTAGAACATTTGATCGATTTTGCCGTTTGTGATTTTGAAGATACTGAGGTTCCGGCAGAAACTGGTGTGGTAATGTTTAACCCTGAATACGGCGAGCGTTTGGGTGTGCACACTAAACTGGAGATCACCTATAAACGGATAGGCGATTTTTTGAAAAAGAAATGCCTCGGTTATAATGGTTATGTTTTTACGGGCAATCCTGACCTGGCCAAAAAGATAGGCTTAAAGGCAGCCCGTAAAATTGAATTTTATAATGGTAAGCTTGATTGCC
It contains:
- a CDS encoding phosphatidylglycerophosphatase A, which translates into the protein MFLNKTIASIFGIGFLKGGGTYAAIVTCGFIWLLWQSPALQNPWYLLAITVLITALGVFVGNKVEPDWGEDSSRVVIDEVAGMLIAMLFIPPNFYFLLAGLVLFRFFDIVKPLGVRKMEDLGGGLGVMMDDLLAGVYSNILLWVGYFVWMKFAAH
- a CDS encoding response regulator transcription factor, which encodes MKKILLVEDDANLGLLLQDYLQLKGKFDVVLCKDGEEGLRAFTKQTYDLLILDVMMPKKDGFTLGKDIRKINAQVPIIFATAKGMIEDKTQAFNLGGDDYITKPFRIEELLLRINALLKRTDNIGKKEEEKQTSFKIGKYTFDYTTQMIMTSENQQKLSTKEAELLRLLCVHKNEVLTREEALLNIWHDDNYFNGRSMDVFLSKIRKYLKDDPNVEIINVHGRGYKLLIN
- a CDS encoding HAMP domain-containing sensor histidine kinase, coding for MKKRSIGLIIGLMSFALLGVMAMQFYFLRQSYQMQSDSFDRQVREAMNNVVDKVTRQDANNFLKTKTQQAAISTDNEEQGISTIKVAGIPKANKHPSAREKRIALLRDSLQRMIQRKKMDDELNGLLQTEGTVDFKVRVEEYTDEFGVVHEQLTPEIVHTRITRRVGRPKKLHKYDTLRYVYVDPQFGKQMISVPRINPLWVQEQTRKQKERQVQQIKKMLETDSLEKVNSLSNKPTVIENLAEEYRKSGEPLNKRINPFWIDSLLRFELHNKGIFLPFSYEVTTANSDSLIFSNASDSQGEKLPVFVAANTYQTPIFTKEVINDPGKIRLSFPQKNSLILSNMTATMATTGGLTMVLILCFGYTIFSILRQKKISEMKIDFINNMTHEFKTPVSTIMIASEALRDNEIAEDKSRVARLANIIFEENARLGSHIERVLNIARIERNDFKLDKKPVDVNEMVTIVLDSMALKLQKCNAKTTLHLDAENAYIIADELHFSNVLYNLVDNAIKYSNEAPDITISTFVKSGQIVIKVADKGIGMSRDQQSKIFEQFYRIPTGNVHNVKGFGLGLSYVNTIVKRLNGTISVKSEKEKGSEFELKFAIA
- a CDS encoding DUF3127 domain-containing protein → MEVKGKVHEVSATQQVTDSLKKRELILEYIENPQYPEYLKFEAIQDRCNLLDNVKVGDDVEVSFNLKGRPWTDKMGKKSYFNSLQLWRVTPLAAANNAPAAPQYAAPSADISSSADDDDLPF
- a CDS encoding THUMP domain-containing protein, whose amino-acid sequence is MQVFHTESKIIITCNKRLSTYLQREVEALGFEPVRVFPTGVELKGTVTDTIPLNLNLRCASQILYSLKTFTARDPKELYDELVTIEWEKLIDFTGYFSVSSNVNNEHILTPLFANVKVKDAIADRIKSIKGIRPDSGPEVNKTLVHLYWQDDRAEIFLDTSGETLAKHSYRKIPGKAPMLEALAASTIMATKWDMKSTFINPMCGSGTLAIEAALLATDKSPGLFRMNYGFMHILGYDETVFFTERRNLKDKAKKETGFKIIATDISEDAVDIARKNARTAGVEHLIDFAVCDFEDTEVPAETGVVMFNPEYGERLGVHTKLEITYKRIGDFLKKKCLGYNGYVFTGNPDLAKKIGLKAARKIEFYNGKLDCRLFEYELYLGSKREPKEEN